A single region of the Marispirochaeta aestuarii genome encodes:
- a CDS encoding ATP-binding protein yields the protein MSEQLIVKNLDFIRILPAWAQELSYKYLSKTTNLYIAHGNIRDFLPNKMIEGEFIFVRIQEFISEVLFGNRDIVAFYDRSSGINFCSPEMQKEYLNIMESHFPDTPREDFISLDPLKAFDYLEKYFFMNIPHKKRIVLIIDYAETLIPNTELARLSDEDRYALVTLNRWSHDPIFTQGDVSIILLTENLADLSTRIVRSPHTVKVHVPIPDEDIREKFLNFLDRQDILLTESRLNPKRIAKITSGLNLQNLNQIAAESYQEDKPITLEYLTERKKEIIENEAVGLLEFIESEHDLSMVSGHEFVKKRFKSAARAIKQGRLDVLPMGYLIAGPVGTGKSFMVSAFASEIGVPIVRLRNFRSKWQGETESNLEKVLNILKAMSPVGVMIDEADAFLGDRNQDGDSGTSNRIFAQIASFMGNTEYRGKIIWFLITCRPDLLPIDLKRQGRAEEHLAIFYPESLSEREDLFDILVKKLKMKIQKFPVTDLLKKFPNEYSGADLESILIRAKFNAAMENHIIITREDLENAMNDFVPASYPHEIRLQNLVAVLECTSREMVPKRFQNLDRSKLVQEIRELKELLGEHP from the coding sequence ATGTCGGAACAGCTGATTGTAAAAAATCTGGATTTCATACGGATCCTGCCTGCCTGGGCCCAGGAACTTTCGTATAAGTATCTTTCCAAAACAACCAACCTCTATATAGCCCACGGGAATATCCGGGACTTCCTGCCCAACAAGATGATCGAAGGGGAGTTTATCTTTGTCCGGATTCAGGAGTTTATCTCCGAGGTGCTCTTCGGAAACCGGGACATCGTGGCCTTTTACGACCGTTCTTCGGGAATCAACTTCTGTTCCCCGGAAATGCAGAAAGAGTACCTGAACATCATGGAGTCCCACTTTCCGGATACGCCCCGGGAGGACTTTATATCCCTGGATCCCCTGAAGGCCTTCGACTACCTGGAAAAATACTTTTTCATGAACATTCCCCATAAAAAGCGGATTGTTCTGATCATCGACTATGCCGAAACCCTTATCCCCAATACGGAGCTCGCCCGGCTCTCCGACGAGGACCGCTACGCCCTTGTAACCCTCAACCGCTGGTCCCACGACCCCATCTTTACCCAGGGAGATGTTTCCATCATTCTGCTTACCGAGAACCTGGCGGACCTGAGCACCAGGATCGTGCGTTCCCCCCATACGGTGAAGGTCCATGTACCGATTCCCGACGAGGACATCCGGGAAAAGTTCCTCAACTTTCTGGACCGACAGGATATTCTCCTGACGGAGTCCCGGCTTAATCCCAAACGGATCGCCAAGATAACCTCTGGACTCAACCTGCAGAACCTTAACCAGATCGCCGCGGAAAGCTACCAGGAAGACAAACCCATAACCCTGGAATATCTTACGGAGCGAAAAAAGGAGATCATCGAGAACGAGGCTGTCGGTCTCCTGGAGTTCATCGAGAGCGAACACGACCTCTCCATGGTGTCGGGGCATGAGTTCGTGAAAAAGCGCTTCAAGAGCGCCGCCAGGGCCATCAAGCAGGGCCGTCTCGACGTGCTTCCCATGGGATACCTTATTGCGGGTCCCGTGGGAACCGGAAAAAGCTTTATGGTATCCGCTTTCGCTTCGGAAATCGGAGTTCCCATCGTCCGGCTGCGGAACTTCCGCAGCAAGTGGCAGGGAGAGACGGAATCGAATCTGGAGAAGGTACTCAACATCCTCAAGGCCATGTCCCCGGTGGGAGTCATGATCGACGAGGCGGATGCTTTTCTGGGAGACCGCAACCAGGATGGGGATTCCGGCACCAGCAACCGGATTTTCGCCCAGATAGCGAGCTTCATGGGCAATACGGAGTACCGGGGCAAGATTATCTGGTTTCTTATAACCTGCCGACCGGACCTTCTGCCCATCGACCTGAAGCGTCAGGGACGGGCGGAGGAACACCTGGCCATATTCTACCCGGAGTCCTTAAGTGAACGGGAAGACCTCTTCGATATACTGGTAAAGAAACTGAAGATGAAGATCCAGAAGTTTCCCGTCACGGATCTTCTGAAAAAGTTCCCCAATGAGTACTCCGGGGCGGATCTGGAATCGATTCTTATCCGGGCCAAGTTCAACGCGGCCATGGAGAACCATATAATCATTACCCGGGAGGACCTGGAAAACGCCATGAACGACTTTGTACCCGCCAGCTACCCCCACGAGATCCGCCTGCAGAACCTGGTGGCGGTCCTGGAGTGTACCAGCCGCGAGATGGTACCAAAGCGTTTTCAGAACCTTGACCGGTCAAAACTTGTTCAGGAGATACGGGAACTCAAGGAGCTCCTTGGAGAACATCCCTGA
- a CDS encoding aldose epimerase family protein, translated as MTIERIPYGTTQSGDRVDAFVISNGEVAFQALTYGAVLSSVSSPDREGNPAELTLGFDDLTGWESAHPYFGGTIGRFANRIAEGRFSLDGKEYSLYTNNGAHHLHGGKEGFERKIWDGFPFQNEQEAGVKFSRTSPDGEEGYPGNLDVVVSYALSVNNELSISFEAATDAPTLVNLTNHAYWNLDGSGGGTSIVNHELLIHADSYVEVDKYAIPTGRILQVRQSPFDFRRRKTIAADIQSAGGYDHCYKLAESDPDEPALAAEVYSPDSGRVMKVYTTQPGLQFYTAEFLDGSIMLRGGISAKKRCALCLEAAGFPDSPNRPDFPSAVLRPGVRYTHKTIHHFSLA; from the coding sequence ATGACGATTGAACGAATACCCTATGGAACAACACAAAGCGGCGACAGGGTGGATGCCTTTGTCATCAGCAATGGAGAGGTCGCGTTTCAGGCCCTGACCTATGGAGCAGTATTGAGTTCCGTAAGCAGTCCCGACCGGGAAGGTAATCCCGCGGAGCTGACCCTCGGGTTTGACGATCTCACCGGATGGGAGAGTGCCCACCCCTATTTCGGCGGGACCATAGGGCGTTTTGCAAACCGCATTGCAGAGGGACGGTTCAGCCTGGACGGAAAGGAATACTCCCTCTACACCAACAACGGGGCCCATCATCTCCACGGCGGAAAGGAGGGCTTTGAGCGTAAAATCTGGGACGGCTTCCCCTTTCAGAACGAACAGGAAGCGGGAGTCAAGTTCAGCCGGACCAGTCCCGACGGAGAAGAGGGGTATCCCGGCAATCTGGATGTGGTTGTCAGCTATGCCCTGTCGGTTAACAACGAGCTGTCCATCAGTTTCGAAGCCGCCACCGATGCCCCTACCCTGGTAAATCTGACAAACCATGCCTACTGGAACCTGGACGGTTCCGGCGGCGGGACCTCCATCGTTAATCATGAGCTCCTGATTCATGCCGACAGCTATGTGGAGGTGGACAAATATGCAATTCCCACGGGCCGCATCCTGCAGGTACGGCAGAGCCCTTTTGATTTTCGCCGCCGCAAGACGATTGCGGCTGACATACAGTCCGCCGGCGGTTACGATCACTGTTACAAGCTGGCCGAAAGCGATCCCGATGAACCGGCCCTGGCCGCGGAGGTCTACTCCCCCGATTCCGGCAGGGTAATGAAGGTTTACACCACCCAGCCGGGACTTCAGTTTTACACCGCTGAGTTTCTGGACGGCTCCATAATGTTGCGGGGCGGTATTTCTGCGAAGAAGCGCTGCGCCCTCTGTCTGGAAGCGGCGGGATTTCCCGATTCCCCGAACCGGCCGGATTTCCCCTCCGCAGTATTACGCCCGGGCGTGCGTTATACTCATAAAACGATACACCATTTTTCCCTGGCTTAA
- a CDS encoding MBL fold metallo-hydrolase, whose protein sequence is MQIKKQSPKEGLKLSNDGSLSLFWLGVGSAFSKLHYQTNLIIIKGDDHVMIDCGTKAPQALFELGLNVTDVRNYLITHSHADHIGGLEEVMLMNRYGRGEKPTIVINTTYQHLLWDMSLRGGAAYNEEKGGMDLNFGDMWNVIRPTWLPAYPRETHEANIGSINIKMFRTMHIPDITGSWQSSFWSCGIIIDNRIMFTSDTRFDPELIHSFAENFDLEYIFHDCQFFTGGVHAGIDELATLPVAVKERMILTHYGDNWKDNAQKIEEAGFYGLARQWHHYLFA, encoded by the coding sequence ATGCAGATAAAAAAACAATCCCCAAAAGAGGGTCTGAAACTCAGCAATGACGGAAGCTTAAGCCTTTTCTGGCTGGGTGTGGGAAGCGCCTTTTCCAAGCTTCATTATCAGACAAACCTTATAATCATAAAGGGTGATGACCATGTAATGATCGACTGCGGTACCAAAGCTCCGCAGGCACTTTTTGAACTTGGACTCAATGTTACGGATGTGCGTAACTACCTCATAACCCACTCCCACGCCGACCACATCGGAGGGCTGGAAGAGGTCATGCTCATGAACCGCTACGGGCGTGGGGAAAAACCGACCATTGTGATAAACACAACCTACCAGCATCTGCTCTGGGATATGAGCCTTCGGGGTGGTGCGGCCTACAACGAAGAAAAGGGAGGAATGGACCTTAACTTCGGAGACATGTGGAATGTGATCCGGCCGACCTGGCTTCCGGCCTATCCAAGGGAAACCCACGAAGCGAATATCGGATCCATCAATATCAAGATGTTCCGTACCATGCATATTCCCGATATAACCGGAAGCTGGCAGAGTTCCTTCTGGAGCTGCGGGATTATCATCGACAATCGGATAATGTTTACCTCGGATACCCGTTTCGATCCCGAGCTTATCCACAGTTTCGCGGAGAACTTTGACCTGGAGTATATCTTCCACGACTGCCAGTTCTTTACCGGAGGCGTTCATGCCGGTATCGACGAACTTGCCACACTGCCCGTCGCAGTCAAGGAACGGATGATCCTGACCCATTACGGGGACAACTGGAAGGACAACGCACAGAAGATTGAAGAGGCCGGTTTTTACGGTCTTGCCAGGCAGTGGCACCATTACCTGTTTGCATGA
- a CDS encoding lysophospholipid acyltransferase family protein, with translation MRLWKRTIYNSIRSILRLNLSLFYDFHVWGRENIPPEGPKIFCSNHFSSSDPGFVITLMNEPVHMIIGSAFGIPWLAGLLRAGEQIDAFDEKARGRVIPEAVEYLRRGESVYIFPEGDIGDQQQLRKFYTGIARIYLEYPVPIVPIGLISPRRNVSDKDVKVREVLYHQLRVVSRNYYANIGKPRSFPKYHKREDRKEAARELTEEIKAIIADLIDDIKHNKFWS, from the coding sequence ATGAGGCTCTGGAAACGAACAATCTACAATTCAATACGCAGTATTCTGCGCCTTAACCTTTCGCTTTTCTACGATTTTCACGTATGGGGGCGGGAAAACATCCCCCCTGAAGGACCGAAGATCTTCTGTTCGAACCATTTTTCCTCCTCCGACCCGGGATTTGTAATCACCCTTATGAACGAACCGGTACACATGATCATCGGCTCGGCCTTCGGAATTCCCTGGCTGGCCGGCCTTCTGCGGGCCGGAGAGCAGATAGACGCCTTTGACGAGAAGGCCCGGGGCAGAGTCATTCCCGAGGCCGTCGAATATCTTCGAAGGGGAGAATCGGTCTATATTTTCCCCGAAGGGGATATCGGGGACCAGCAGCAGCTGAGAAAGTTTTACACCGGCATTGCGCGGATCTACCTCGAATACCCTGTGCCCATTGTGCCCATCGGCCTGATTTCGCCGCGAAGAAATGTATCCGACAAGGACGTAAAGGTACGGGAAGTTCTGTATCACCAGCTGCGGGTGGTATCCAGAAATTATTACGCGAACATAGGAAAACCCCGCAGCTTTCCGAAATACCACAAACGGGAAGACCGGAAGGAAGCCGCGAGGGAACTCACGGAAGAGATAAAAGCCATCATCGCCGATCTTATCGACGATATAAAACATAACAAGTTCTGGAGCTAG
- the cyaB gene encoding class IV adenylate cyclase: protein MSMEIEIKAWVDDPPLIEERLREKFGDALPVSKDDVYYETDGRFPGLNTLRLRKSGAKWILTYKDKSLEDGTEINREHETVVEEFEVIDELLRRFGCRKFLEKKKRGLLFSHEDLVIELVHVESLGTFLEIEKVLPVDTLELAGIEAAKKEILAVFDAVGIGRDRIEGRYYSDMLLDL, encoded by the coding sequence ATGTCCATGGAGATCGAGATAAAAGCCTGGGTGGATGATCCTCCTCTGATCGAGGAGCGCCTCCGGGAAAAATTCGGAGATGCTCTCCCGGTAAGCAAGGATGATGTCTACTACGAAACCGACGGCCGCTTTCCCGGTCTCAATACCCTTCGACTTCGAAAAAGCGGCGCCAAATGGATCCTGACCTACAAGGACAAGAGTCTCGAGGACGGCACGGAAATAAACCGGGAGCACGAAACGGTGGTGGAGGAGTTCGAGGTAATTGACGAACTGCTGCGGCGTTTCGGGTGCCGAAAATTTCTGGAGAAGAAAAAGCGTGGACTCCTGTTCTCTCATGAGGATCTTGTAATAGAGCTTGTCCATGTCGAGAGTCTGGGCACCTTTCTTGAAATCGAAAAAGTACTTCCCGTGGATACCCTGGAGCTGGCCGGAATCGAAGCGGCAAAAAAGGAGATTCTCGCCGTCTTTGATGCCGTGGGGATAGGGAGGGACAGGATCGAAGGCCGCTACTACTCCGACATGCTTCTTGACCTTTAG